One window of Bacillus sp. THAF10 genomic DNA carries:
- a CDS encoding ECF transporter S component has translation MMVGLLLISVLVFDDKPYLTISFAIIALTILPMFASFELKQIQSKEIVFLAVLAAIAAIGRVPFAPLPSVQPTTFIIIVSALVLGPQAGFMIGAAAAIVSNIFLGQGPWTPWQMFAWGMIGLVAGLLRNTGFMKNKSGLLAYGFFVGFLFGWFMNLWFIMGFLKDMTWPTFLSAYIASFYFDLAHALSNVFFLALFSTTWIRILSRFKRKYGILEA, from the coding sequence ATGATGGTCGGTCTGTTATTGATATCTGTTCTTGTTTTTGATGATAAGCCTTATCTGACAATATCGTTTGCAATCATTGCATTAACCATCCTGCCTATGTTTGCGAGCTTTGAACTGAAGCAAATCCAGAGCAAGGAAATAGTCTTTCTGGCGGTCCTCGCTGCTATTGCTGCAATCGGACGTGTTCCGTTTGCCCCATTGCCGAGTGTGCAGCCGACAACGTTTATTATTATCGTGAGCGCCTTAGTGCTGGGGCCACAAGCTGGATTTATGATTGGTGCAGCTGCTGCGATTGTATCAAATATTTTTCTAGGTCAAGGACCATGGACACCCTGGCAAATGTTCGCGTGGGGAATGATCGGTTTAGTGGCTGGCTTACTCCGGAATACAGGCTTTATGAAAAATAAATCTGGATTGTTGGCCTATGGATTTTTCGTTGGCTTTCTTTTCGGTTGGTTTATGAATTTATGGTTCATCATGGGGTTTTTAAAGGACATGACCTGGCCAACCTTTCTTTCGGCATACATCGCAAGCTTCTACTTTGATCTTGCTCATGCCCTATCCAACGTCTTTTTTCTAGCGTTATTTAGTACCACCTGGATTCGGATTCTGAGCAGGTTTAAACGGAAATACGGAATTTTAGAAGCATAG
- a CDS encoding ABC transporter ATP-binding protein, translating to MRNVSFGYPDEKENAVQCVSLHINQGEFVAIGGPSGCGKTTLLKLLKKELTPVGKLTGSIHYKNQELDEGLSSEIGYVFQNPENQMVMDNVLSELVFGLENHGVKTSEMRQRVAEMVDFFGLEELLHEDTITLSGGQKQLINLASILLLKPKVLLLDEPTSQLDPVQAKEFLQFLRRLNEEFGITIILVEHRLEDVYALADKLMLMASGKLVYHDMMKDVIDEIWKNQDQRFLPYLPSLSKLFFLHHKNGYEANDIPVTVKEAQNWLNHSLSGIADQKEKGIETALEKEEKVILQIRNLHFKYSNNTPYILKNLTLDVREGELLAIVGGNGSGKTTLLKCCVNMLKPLKGRVELDKKKIGSFQKQGMEQHIGYLPQNPLLCFMTETLEEELATIASRLHLERAEERINSILEELALQDMQKRHLHDCSGGEQQKAALATILLHRPRIMLIDEPTKGMDPISKQNFAGVIKQLQKSGITIIMVTHDIEFVAEHATRCAWLFDGEISSIGRTEDVLKGNYFYTTTINRVTRDTGYLEALTLEEASAAWKNPILL from the coding sequence ATGAGGAATGTGAGCTTTGGTTATCCAGATGAAAAAGAAAACGCCGTTCAATGCGTTTCTCTCCATATAAATCAAGGGGAGTTCGTGGCAATTGGCGGGCCATCTGGCTGCGGCAAAACAACGTTATTGAAGCTATTAAAAAAAGAACTAACGCCTGTAGGGAAGCTTACCGGCAGCATTCACTATAAAAATCAAGAGCTTGATGAAGGACTCTCCAGTGAAATAGGCTATGTCTTTCAAAACCCTGAAAATCAAATGGTGATGGATAATGTATTGAGCGAATTGGTCTTTGGGCTGGAAAACCACGGTGTGAAGACGAGTGAGATGAGACAGCGAGTCGCCGAAATGGTGGATTTTTTTGGTCTAGAGGAATTATTGCATGAAGACACCATCACGCTTTCTGGTGGACAAAAGCAGCTTATTAATCTTGCAAGCATCCTTCTCCTTAAGCCTAAGGTATTACTGCTTGATGAACCAACCTCCCAGCTTGATCCGGTACAAGCCAAGGAATTTCTCCAATTTTTAAGAAGATTAAATGAAGAGTTTGGGATTACGATTATTCTTGTTGAGCACAGACTTGAGGATGTGTATGCTCTTGCAGACAAGCTGATGCTGATGGCTTCCGGAAAGCTTGTCTATCATGACATGATGAAGGACGTCATTGATGAGATTTGGAAAAACCAAGATCAACGCTTTCTCCCTTATTTACCCTCGTTATCGAAGTTGTTTTTTCTGCATCATAAAAATGGTTATGAGGCCAACGATATACCGGTAACGGTAAAAGAAGCACAAAACTGGCTAAATCATTCTTTGTCAGGGATTGCAGACCAGAAAGAGAAAGGGATAGAGACTGCCTTGGAAAAAGAGGAAAAGGTTATTTTGCAAATTCGGAACTTACATTTTAAGTATTCCAACAACACCCCATATATTTTGAAAAACCTCACCTTAGATGTGAGGGAGGGAGAACTGTTGGCGATTGTAGGTGGAAATGGCTCGGGTAAAACAACCTTGTTAAAGTGCTGTGTTAACATGCTAAAGCCCTTAAAGGGAAGGGTGGAATTGGATAAAAAGAAAATCGGTTCCTTTCAAAAACAAGGTATGGAACAGCATATTGGGTACTTGCCTCAAAACCCCTTGCTATGTTTTATGACTGAAACTCTAGAGGAAGAGCTTGCGACGATAGCAAGTCGGTTGCATCTAGAGCGGGCGGAAGAAAGAATTAATAGCATCCTAGAAGAGCTAGCATTACAGGATATGCAAAAGAGGCATCTTCATGACTGTAGTGGAGGAGAGCAACAAAAGGCGGCCCTAGCGACAATTCTATTACATCGCCCGAGAATTATGCTAATTGATGAACCGACAAAGGGCATGGACCCGATTTCTAAGCAAAATTTTGCTGGTGTAATCAAGCAGCTCCAAAAAAGCGGAATCACGATTATCATGGTGACACATGACATAGAATTTGTTGCTGAGCATGCAACACGATGTGCGTGGCTTTTCGACGGAGAGATTTCCTCCATTGGAAGGACAGAGGATGTGTTAAAGGGGAATTACTTTTACACAACGACCATTAATCGAGTGACAAGGGATACGGGTTATCTAGAAGCTTTAACCCTCGAGGAGGCGAGTGCGGCTTGGAAAAATCCCATTCTCCTTTAA
- a CDS encoding RND family transporter codes for MKNIASQIIRHKKAVLLTFVFVTILSTVAQFFVSVNYNMVDYLPDDAQSTKAMDVMEKEFTGAVPDTRVMVSDVTVQEALTYKEKLSAIDGVSDIIWLDDVVDLKTPLEIADVEMVESYYRDGNALFSISVQSGDEVRITDQVYEIIGEEGAIAGEAINTATSQKMAGNESMYAAMLLVPIIIFILVISTTSWVEPIFFLTAIGVSVLINLGTNIFIGEVSFVTQSVAPILQLAVSLDYAVFLLHSFSDYRKKTSNPEEAMELAMKKSFPAITASAATTFFGFIALTFMDFEIGSDLGLNLVKGIVLSFISVMVFLPALTLYFYKWMDKTKHRSFIPSFEGIGNFVVKFRVPSLLIVLALIVPAFLAQTNTSFTYGFGELPEHTRAGSDYKQINESFGEITPIVLLVPKGDVAKEEELVAELEELDYVTGVVAYVNMVDPVIPPEYLEEEVRSEFYSENYSRIVISTNQGTEGDIPFSIVEKVEKAAASYYGEETLSLGESVTLHDIKNTVTKDNILVNVLTVVTIAAVLLIGFRSISIPVVLLLTIQSAVWINLSIPYFAETSLVFVGYLIISTVQLAATVDYGILFTEAYTHYRKEMPARQAIVKTLDEKTFSISISAAILSSVGYILWLTSSNPIVGAIGLLLGRGALLAFIMVLFFLPAMLLVCDKLIKKTTMKSNFYEEK; via the coding sequence ATGAAAAATATAGCTTCACAAATCATTAGACATAAAAAAGCGGTGCTGTTGACGTTTGTATTTGTTACGATTCTTTCGACTGTGGCGCAGTTTTTTGTTTCCGTCAACTATAATATGGTCGACTACCTGCCAGATGATGCCCAGTCCACAAAAGCGATGGACGTCATGGAGAAGGAATTTACAGGAGCTGTGCCCGATACAAGGGTCATGGTCTCAGATGTGACGGTTCAGGAAGCGCTCACCTATAAAGAAAAGCTATCCGCCATTGATGGGGTATCAGATATCATTTGGCTGGATGATGTGGTGGACTTAAAAACGCCACTGGAGATTGCTGATGTGGAAATGGTCGAGAGCTACTATAGGGATGGCAACGCGCTATTTTCCATCAGTGTTCAAAGTGGGGATGAGGTACGAATCACCGATCAAGTGTATGAAATCATTGGTGAGGAGGGAGCAATTGCCGGTGAAGCGATCAATACGGCAACCTCACAAAAGATGGCTGGCAATGAGTCGATGTATGCCGCGATGCTGCTTGTGCCAATCATTATTTTTATCTTGGTTATTTCCACAACGTCTTGGGTGGAGCCAATCTTTTTCCTAACGGCGATTGGCGTTTCGGTACTAATTAACCTTGGTACGAATATTTTCATTGGTGAGGTTTCGTTTGTCACGCAGTCGGTGGCGCCGATTTTGCAGCTCGCTGTTTCCCTTGATTATGCAGTGTTTTTGCTGCACAGCTTTTCTGATTATCGGAAAAAAACCAGCAATCCCGAAGAGGCGATGGAGCTTGCGATGAAGAAGTCGTTTCCAGCGATTACAGCCAGTGCGGCGACAACGTTCTTTGGTTTTATCGCACTTACCTTCATGGATTTTGAGATTGGTTCCGATCTTGGCTTAAACCTAGTAAAAGGAATTGTTCTCAGCTTTATTAGTGTGATGGTATTTTTGCCAGCATTGACGCTTTATTTTTATAAATGGATGGATAAAACGAAGCATCGAAGCTTTATTCCGAGCTTCGAGGGGATTGGCAACTTTGTGGTGAAATTTCGAGTTCCAAGCTTACTGATAGTCCTCGCACTGATTGTACCGGCGTTTCTTGCTCAAACGAACACCTCGTTTACGTATGGATTTGGCGAGTTGCCGGAGCATACCCGTGCAGGTTCGGACTATAAGCAAATTAATGAGTCCTTTGGGGAGATTACGCCGATTGTTCTTTTGGTGCCAAAGGGCGATGTGGCAAAGGAAGAAGAACTTGTGGCAGAGCTTGAGGAGCTGGATTACGTCACTGGGGTGGTGGCGTATGTGAACATGGTTGATCCTGTCATTCCGCCGGAGTATTTAGAAGAAGAGGTTCGCAGTGAATTCTACTCTGAAAATTATAGCAGGATAGTAATAAGCACCAACCAGGGAACAGAGGGCGACATTCCTTTTTCGATTGTGGAAAAAGTAGAAAAAGCTGCAGCGAGTTATTATGGGGAAGAAACGCTCAGCCTTGGAGAAAGCGTGACACTTCATGATATTAAAAACACTGTTACAAAGGATAATATTCTCGTCAATGTGCTCACGGTAGTAACGATTGCTGCGGTGCTTTTGATTGGATTCCGATCGATTTCCATACCGGTTGTGCTGCTGTTAACCATTCAATCGGCGGTATGGATCAACCTTTCCATTCCTTATTTTGCAGAAACATCCTTAGTGTTTGTTGGTTATCTGATAATCAGTACGGTACAGCTTGCGGCAACTGTGGATTATGGAATTTTGTTTACAGAGGCCTATACCCATTATCGCAAGGAAATGCCTGCCCGACAGGCGATTGTGAAGACCTTGGATGAAAAGACGTTCTCGATTTCCATTTCAGCCGCGATTCTATCAAGTGTGGGCTATATTTTATGGCTCACATCCTCCAATCCCATTGTGGGCGCTATCGGCTTGCTGCTTGGAAGAGGGGCGTTGCTAGCCTTTATTATGGTGTTGTTTTTCCTACCAGCAATGTTGTTGGTGTGCGATAAATTGATTAAAAAAACAACGATGAAATCTAATTTTTACGAGGAGAAGTGA
- a CDS encoding TetR/AcrR family transcriptional regulator has product MKRNFRKDSEGKMTEKIDRRKKYTRMVLKESLMELLKEKTIGAITIKEICEHADINRSTFYAHYASQYDLLDAIDEEFTADMVKTLNQYNFSKEEEAFQMTEKIFEYIAAKYHICQLLLSENTEVQFQKKGMMIAKQYILKNWITDKNIDPETYEYLNVFFVSGSLYVIKSWLENNMNKTPKQMAELLHQFINRGLR; this is encoded by the coding sequence GTGAAAAGAAATTTTAGGAAGGATAGTGAAGGGAAAATGACGGAAAAGATAGATCGCAGAAAAAAATATACGAGGATGGTGTTAAAGGAGAGCTTAATGGAGTTATTAAAGGAAAAGACCATTGGCGCGATAACGATAAAAGAAATTTGCGAGCACGCCGATATTAACCGCTCTACCTTTTATGCGCATTACGCAAGTCAATACGACTTACTCGATGCCATTGACGAGGAATTCACAGCAGATATGGTGAAAACACTCAACCAATATAATTTCTCCAAAGAAGAAGAAGCATTCCAAATGACCGAAAAAATCTTTGAATATATCGCTGCAAAATACCACATTTGTCAGCTCTTACTTAGCGAAAACACCGAGGTTCAATTTCAGAAAAAAGGCATGATGATCGCCAAACAATATATCTTGAAAAACTGGATCACTGACAAAAACATTGACCCAGAAACCTACGAATACTTGAACGTCTTTTTCGTTAGCGGCAGCCTCTACGTTATTAAAAGCTGGCTCGAAAACAACATGAACAAAACTCCAAAACAAATGGCCGAGCTCCTCCATCAATTCATCAACCGCGGCCTGCGGTAG
- a CDS encoding YhgE/Pip domain-containing protein gives MMRHKLLYVTLASMLVMPSFLANAAVVEGAENGKVRAKEEVVYATLKANGDLGPVFVVNTLEVVKRGEIIDYGKYRSVKNLTDLSELDQEGERVLVDVEEDGKFYYQGDMEEGTNLPWEVTVTYLLDGKKIEPGELGGKSGHVEIKIETAKNANVDAVFYENYLLQVSLMLPNTYQNIKASSGGMQANVGKNKQITFTVMPGKEEVVSVEADVERFEFSGVEIAAVPSSLPIDTSGTDGMTESMSELSEAIEELNDGVGELKDGARQLNDGAVKVQGGSATFKGGLNEVSASSSELVDASRSIQEALGTINRELSGGATEVDLSSLQELPAVLNELAGGLTETANGVKTLKENYAKAYGALDGAIGEIPVGALTEQEIAALYESGADPAVVDTLVANYGAAQKVSGTYAQVREAFAAVEPALTQVDGAVREMSGALTSIADELSSSLDETDLSGLNELTKGLSALAANYDQFHSGLVRYTGGVSELSTSYSQVHTGFVGVTEVTGELASAVSELSDGTKDLHEETKDLPRKMQAEIDSMIQEYDKSDFVPVSFVSKDNKKVSSVQFVIKTEGIKMEEKKAKEAEPEKKKGFWTLLKELFS, from the coding sequence ATGATGAGACACAAACTACTATATGTTACGCTTGCTTCCATGCTAGTCATGCCTTCTTTCCTTGCGAATGCTGCTGTGGTAGAAGGAGCGGAGAACGGAAAAGTGCGTGCGAAAGAAGAGGTGGTGTACGCCACCTTAAAAGCGAACGGCGATCTTGGACCGGTTTTTGTCGTGAATACATTGGAGGTTGTAAAGCGGGGAGAGATCATCGATTATGGAAAATACCGTTCTGTCAAAAATCTAACTGACTTGTCTGAGCTCGATCAAGAGGGTGAACGTGTTCTTGTGGATGTGGAGGAGGACGGGAAGTTCTACTATCAGGGTGACATGGAAGAGGGAACAAACCTGCCGTGGGAGGTTACGGTGACCTATCTGTTAGATGGGAAAAAAATAGAGCCTGGAGAACTTGGGGGAAAATCTGGGCATGTGGAAATCAAGATTGAAACTGCCAAGAATGCGAATGTGGACGCGGTTTTTTATGAAAATTACTTGTTACAGGTATCCCTTATGCTTCCAAATACCTATCAAAACATCAAAGCATCTTCTGGTGGCATGCAGGCAAATGTCGGAAAAAATAAGCAAATTACGTTTACGGTCATGCCTGGAAAAGAGGAAGTGGTAAGTGTTGAAGCAGATGTTGAGCGATTTGAATTTAGTGGTGTCGAGATTGCCGCGGTACCATCGAGTCTGCCGATAGATACTTCTGGTACAGATGGGATGACGGAAAGCATGTCAGAGCTCTCCGAAGCCATTGAGGAATTGAATGACGGCGTTGGTGAACTTAAGGATGGAGCTCGTCAGCTGAATGACGGGGCTGTGAAGGTTCAAGGCGGTTCTGCAACATTCAAGGGGGGACTTAACGAGGTAAGTGCCTCCTCATCTGAGCTTGTTGATGCTTCTCGTTCTATTCAAGAGGCACTAGGAACCATCAATCGTGAGCTTTCTGGTGGCGCAACAGAAGTGGATTTAAGCAGCCTGCAGGAGCTACCGGCGGTGCTGAATGAGTTGGCTGGCGGTCTGACGGAGACGGCGAATGGGGTCAAGACGTTAAAGGAGAATTATGCGAAGGCGTATGGTGCGTTAGATGGTGCAATTGGGGAAATTCCTGTTGGGGCACTTACTGAGCAAGAGATTGCAGCGCTGTATGAGAGTGGGGCGGATCCTGCGGTGGTGGATACGTTAGTAGCTAACTATGGAGCAGCTCAGAAGGTGAGTGGAACGTATGCGCAGGTTCGCGAGGCGTTTGCGGCAGTGGAGCCAGCTTTGACACAGGTTGACGGAGCGGTTCGAGAGATGAGCGGTGCATTGACTTCAATTGCTGACGAGCTTTCCTCCTCCTTAGACGAAACAGATTTGAGCGGGTTGAATGAGCTGACAAAAGGGTTGTCGGCATTGGCGGCTAATTACGATCAGTTTCATTCTGGACTTGTGAGGTATACCGGTGGTGTTAGTGAGTTGTCCACTTCTTATTCACAAGTGCATACCGGGTTTGTTGGGGTGACAGAAGTAACTGGTGAACTGGCGAGTGCTGTTAGTGAGCTGTCAGATGGAACGAAAGACTTGCACGAGGAAACGAAGGATCTTCCAAGAAAGATGCAAGCGGAAATAGATAGCATGATTCAAGAGTACGATAAGTCCGATTTTGTGCCGGTGTCGTTTGTTTCAAAGGACAACAAGAAGGTTTCTTCTGTTCAGTTTGTCATAAAGACAGAAGGCATCAAGATGGAAGAAAAGAAAGCAAAGGAAGCAGAGCCTGAGAAAAAGAAAGGGTTCTGGACGTTGTTAAAAGAGTTGTTTAGTTAG
- the hemF gene encoding oxygen-dependent coproporphyrinogen oxidase, which translates to MKNVKEYADKHTITSFFRELQDSITQNIEHCDGKSFKEDFWVRNGGGGGRTRVLTDGNIIEKGGVNFSEVFGMLSPTASEALQVEKNQQFFASGVSVVLHPKSPMIPIIHMNVRYFELSGGTKWFGGGIDLTPIYINTSDAAFFHQELKTVCDRHHPSYYPEFKKLADNYFYIKHRNETRGVGGIFFDKVMPSSEVSSDQLFAFSKDIGLAFSPIYLQLINNNKEIPYGEKQRQWQLVRRGRYVEFNLIYDRGTKFGLDTNGRIESIFMSLPPEVNWPYNFQIEPNSQEEYTQSLLQKGIDWVK; encoded by the coding sequence ATGAAAAATGTGAAAGAATATGCGGACAAACATACTATTACTTCATTTTTTAGAGAATTACAGGATTCGATTACTCAAAATATCGAACATTGCGATGGGAAAAGTTTTAAAGAAGATTTTTGGGTTAGGAATGGTGGCGGTGGCGGGAGAACGAGGGTGTTGACTGATGGTAATATCATCGAAAAAGGCGGTGTTAATTTTTCTGAGGTTTTTGGCATGCTGTCCCCTACAGCATCAGAAGCATTACAGGTAGAAAAGAATCAACAATTCTTTGCTTCAGGTGTTTCCGTTGTTTTACATCCTAAAAGTCCCATGATACCAATCATCCATATGAATGTCCGTTACTTTGAGCTATCAGGTGGGACTAAATGGTTTGGAGGTGGAATTGACCTAACGCCTATTTATATTAATACGTCAGATGCAGCCTTTTTTCATCAAGAGTTAAAGACCGTATGTGATCGCCATCACCCCTCCTATTATCCAGAGTTTAAAAAACTCGCCGATAATTACTTTTATATTAAACATCGAAATGAAACGCGCGGAGTGGGCGGGATATTTTTTGATAAAGTGATGCCTTCAAGTGAGGTTTCCTCTGACCAACTCTTTGCTTTTTCAAAAGATATTGGACTAGCATTCTCACCTATCTACTTACAGCTCATCAACAATAATAAAGAAATTCCTTATGGCGAAAAACAAAGGCAATGGCAGCTTGTCCGCCGCGGCCGATACGTAGAATTCAATCTGATTTATGACAGAGGAACCAAATTTGGGCTCGACACAAACGGTAGAATCGAATCCATCTTTATGAGCCTGCCACCTGAAGTCAACTGGCCTTACAACTTTCAAATTGAACCAAACAGCCAGGAAGAATACACTCAAAGCCTACTTCAAAAGGGTATCGACTGGGTGAAGTGA